tttacttaagtagttttttggggtatctgtactttactatttatatttttgacaacttttacttcactacattcctgaagaaaatattgtactttttactccatacattttccctgacaacccaaagtactcgttacatttggaatgcttagcagaacagtaaaattgtgaaattcacacacttatcaagagaacacgtggtcatccctactgcctaagTTCTGGCGGACTCACTTAACACAAcagcatcttttgtaaataatgttggagtgttggagtgtgcccctggctatccatgaatttaaaaaagaaaatggtgctggctgctttgcttaatataaggaatttgaaatgatttataattttacttttgatacttcagtatatttgagcaattccatttttacacttacagttgaagtcggaagttgaagtcggaagccctaggaccatgcctcaggactacctggcctgatgactctttgctgtccccagtccacctggtcgtgctgctgttctgcctgcggctatacaccttagccaaatacatttaaactccgtttttcacaattcctgacatttaatcctagtaaaattccctgtcttaggtcagttaggatcaccactttattttaagaatgtgaaatgtcagaataatagtagagaattatttatttcagcttttatttatttcatcacatggggtcagaagtttacatgctacaaaatactaattgagtgcattgcctttaaaattgtttaacttgggtcaaacgtttcgggtaaccttccacaagcttcccacaataagtttggtaaattttggcccattcctcctgacagagctggtgtaactgagtcaggtttgtaggactccttgctcacacatgctttttcagttctgcccacaatttttctatagaatcgaggtcagggctttgtgatggtcactccaataccttgactttgtccttaagccattttgccacaactttggaaacatgcttggggtcattgttcatttggaagacccatttgcgaccaagctttaacttcctgactgatgtcttgagatgttgcttcaatatatccacataattttcctgcctcatgatgccatctattttgtgaagtgcaccagcccctcctgcagcaacgcacccccacaacatgatgctgccaccccctgtgcttcacggttggaatggtgttcttcggcttgcaagcctccccctttttcctccaaacataatgatggtcattatggccaaacagttctatttttgtttcatcagaccaggggacatttctccaaaaagtgcaatctttgtccccatgtgcagttgcaaaccgtagtctggctttttttatggcggttttggagcagtggcttcttccttgctgagcggcctttcaggttatgtcgatataggacttctttactgtggatatagatacttttgtacctgtttcctccagcattttcacagggtccgttgctgttgttctgggattgatttgcacttttcgcaccaaagtacgttcatctctaggagacagaacgcgtctccttcctcagcggtatgacggctgcatggtcccatggtgtttatacctgcggactattgtttgtacagatgaacgtggtaccttcaggcgtttggaaatggctcccaaggatgaatcagacttgtggatgtctacaatttttttctgaggtcttggctgatttcttttgattttcccatgatgtcaagcaaagaggcacggagtttgaaggtaggcattgaaatacatccacaggtacacctccaattgacacaaatgatgtcaattagcctatcagaagcttctaaagccatgccataattttctgtattttccaagctgtttaaaggcacagtcagcttggtgtatgtaaacttcggacccactggaattgtgatacagtgaattataagtgaaataatctgtctgtaaacaattgttggaaaaattacttgtgtcatgcaaagtagatgtcctaaccgacttgccaaaactatagtttgttaacaagaaatttgtggagtggttgaaaaattagttttaatgactccaacctaagtgtacttaaacctccgacttcaactgtatgtatgtgtctgtgtgtctcttcacagtcccctctgttccataaggtgtatttttatgtttttaaattctgattctactgcttgcatcagttacttgatttggaaaggagttccatgtagccatggctctatgtagtactgtgcgcctcccatagtctgctcTTCACTTGAGGATTGTGAAATCACTAAGTACGCCCCTGCACATAAAAAACACACACGCACTTTACAACACCACGACAGTTGATAACAAGTTCATTATACATAAACAAAAACTGAATAACTCAACATTGAGACATGAAATAGGCTAGGGTGTACTACATTCTGTGAATTGTCTGTAATTCTCCCCTCCACTGCCCTGTTCAGCTAACAGTCAGCTTAAGACTGGCTATGTGTTTAACTGGACCTCCTGGCTAGATGACTACGgctttggaaagtgtactgaccTGAAGAGATGTAACGTCTTCCCAGACGGGAAACCCTTCCCTCAGAGCAACGACAGGAGACACAAGGGCTACGTCTACGTATGGCACTCCATGGGTAAGTTTCACTCAAACACACTCAATTACCCATAGACATGCACAGTCATAAACACACATATACATGCACAAtgtccctctccctgtcctcctggaggacctaagccctaggaccatgcctcaggactacctggcctgatgactctttgctgtccccagtccacctggtcgtgctgctgttctgcctgcggctatgaaaccctgacctgttcaccggactctctctctaccacacctgctgtctcgacctctgaatgctcggctatgaaaagccaactgacatttactcttgaggtgctgacctgttgcatcctgtacaaccactgtgattattattattattatttgaccctgcagatcatctatgaacatttgcacatcttggccatgtactgctATAATCTCCActcggtacagccagaagaggactggtcacctctcaggactggccaccccctgtaaacttccgacttcaactctaagTATacttaaaccaaatacttttagacttttactcaagtagtattttactgggtgactttcacttgagtcattttctatgaaggtatctatACTTAGATAGtatgtatgacaattgggtactatTTTGACCACTGGTCAACATAGACTAGTAGAGTAGGTGTACTTACTTATATTTTCCGTAGTAAGTGTATCTtggaataaaaaaatattgatcTTGAGAAAGGACTTTGAACCTTGTACTAGAACTAATGGTTTCTTATGAATCTGTAGCATTATCTTCTATAGTTTATGTTCCTGGCCCCAGTAGTGTGATGGTAGCCATTACCCAGTGGGCTCCGCTGTCATTAGGGCCAAGGTCTCCAGATAAACATTTGTTTTCTCCCTTCTATTACACCACTGCCTCTGATCAGTCACCTAGCCTGCCTGAATCACAATGATCTTCATTGGCACTTTTTTTTACTCCTCTCCAAACCAATCTGTGTTACTTAGATTGACCCCTCCTCCGATCACACCATCGACCGTATGGATCACACCCATCCCAATCAGCGTTTTCTTAGCCAAGGTGTGTCACTCACTCTTGGACTGATTGGATTATCCAGCATGGCAGAAATGCAATGCATAGAGCTGACAATCCCTGTGGTCTTCTATGATCTGCTCTTCTACACCACATTTATCTGAACGCTATGTCATCTTTAGTGAAGTGTGCCGGCCCTCTTGAGGATTGCACAtagaaaaatagaaaatagaGCAGTAATTCGCATTTTATGTGGAGGACAGGTTCTTTCTACTGTATGTAGtgtattgctatctgcagtgtTGGGTATGGTTCCCCATGCTGAACACACACTATAAAGGAGTGTCTGACTAGTGTAAACATTAACAAGTATTGTCAAAAACAGAGGAGCAGAGGTGTGAATTTAGCTTGTTTGATCAGAGATGGGCTGAATACAATAGTCAGTCGGGGATAATTAGCCTGAGAAGTCGGCATATTTCAGTGAAGGGATGAATGTCAAAAGCAGCGGTTTCATTTATCAATCATGTGTGCTTATACTGTTCTTACGAGCAAGTCATTGGCAaatacaatgaacaaaaatataaatgcaacatgtaaagtgttggtcccatgttttatgagctgaaataaaagatcccatacattttacatatgcacagaaggcttatttctctcattgtgtgcacaattttgtttacattcctgttagtgagcctttctccttcgccaagataatccatccgcctgacaggtgtggcatatcaagaaactgattaaacagaatgatcattacacaggtgcacattatggtggggacaataaaagccccctctaaaatgtgcagtttagtcacacacaatgccacagatgtctcaagttgagggagcgtgcaattggcatgctgactgcaggaatgtccaccagagctgttgccagaagaTTGAATATTAATTCCTTTACCATAAGCCGCCgccatcattttagagaatttgggagTAAATCCAACCATCCTCACAATCGCAAAACACGTGGAACCACTCCagcacaggacctccacatccggcttcaccTGCGGGagcgtctgagaccagccacctagacagctgatgaaactgtgggtttgcacaaccaaagaatttctgcacaaactgtcagaaaccatctcggggaagctcatctgcgtacCCGTTGTcgtcaccagggtcttgacctgactacaGCTGGGTGTTGTAACAGACTTcggtgggcaaatgctcaccttcgattgtcactggagaagtgtgctcttcacagattaatcctggtttcaactataccgggcagatggcagcgtgtgggtgagcagtttgctgatgtcaacgtagTGTCCcaaggtggggttatggtatgggcaggcataagctacggacaacaaacacaattgcattttatcaatggcaatttgaacgcaCAGATGCTGTGATGAGCCTGAGGCCTACTGTCGTGCCATTTATTCGTCACCATGTttaagcatgataatgcatggcctcatgtcgcaaggatctatacacaattgttggaagctgaaaatgtcccagttcttccatggcagACATGTcaccacccattgagcatgtttgggatgctctggatcaatgtgtacTAACTCCcgccaatattcagcaacttcgcacagccattgaagagtgggacaacactCCAAAGGCCACaatcagcctgatcaactctatgcagaTGTCActctgcatgaggaaaatggtgctCATATCAGACAGACTAGTTTTCTGAACCTCGCCCCTACTTTTGAGGTATCTATTCCCagtgtgaaatctatagattagggcataatgaatttattaaaattgactgatttccttatatgaactgtaactcagtgaaattgttgcatgttgcttttatatttttgttcagtgtatttcaaCACTTATTTGTCGGTAAAACAAACTCATCTTGTATTTTTCATTAGGCTGATAGATGCATGGTGATTAGGACTTGCACTGTGGTGAACAAGTACATAAAATCAATCAAAACTTTTGTTCAAAGATCTGTATTGCCATGCGGATCCCAGGGACAACTCTTCTGAATGATACCTTCACACAGCCTAACTTTGAATTCAGAAttaaaacacatttacattagggattcagttttttttatttccataaaaacaaaataacacaaaataaacatCTCTGGAGGATATCCCAATAACATCCGAAACTAAAAGAGGGCACTTAATAACAAAGACCCTCAAACCAGTGATACTTGATCTATTTCACATTTACTGCCAAAACCAATGAGCCCGTTTGAATACGCTGAATATTAAACATTCTTCTTTCCTTCCTTGAGGTAACCACTGATCTGACAATGCTGGATTGGTGAAAGCAACACTTCAATTTATCCAGTCACTTATAGATCAGTGACAAGCTGAAGAGAAGGGAGTGTTTTAAAAGATACTCAAACGGGCACAATGAGTTTCATTACTCCCCTCTGGGTCTTCAGCACAGACACTACATGGATGCATCAAAGTAAAGAAATAACGACATCTACAGCACGTAAACAAGACTTCTTACAAACTGACTTTCTTGCAGAGGCGCTTCGTCTGTTGATATACACTTTAGTTAGCTTGACAACGCTCCCAACCCGCTCTGTTCCAATGTGCTTAACGGAGAAGAAAAAAACCTGACCTTGATGAAAGTTTGTTAGTATCGTCCTGTAAAGAGACAAGGATCCATGTTAGTGTGATAGGCTTCATGTAATTGTGAATCCCTCAGACATCAAACTGAGTATAGTTAAGAGTTGAACAATGGCTTTTGAGGTGCGTGTACTTACGTGGGCTGTATGAGCGAGACCTGGAGCGGGACCTGTATCTACTGTAGTAGGGTGAGGGAGAGCGCCTGCGACTGAAGGACAGATTTATACAAGTGTGAGGAATAACTCACAATACCCCAACAGGACAAGTAACCCCATCCATCCCCTCATTTAACCTGAAGAACACCAACAGGGTTAACAAGTTAAATATGTTCATTTTTATTCcaaacacagtaccagtcaaaagttgacacctactcattccagggtttttatttttactatgccAAGAGTGCAAATCTGTCAAAggcaggctactttgaagaatcaaaaacatattttgattcaTTTAAcccttttggttactacatgattccatgtgttatttcatagttttgatgtctttactattattctacaatgtagaaaacagtaaaaataaaaaccttgaatgagtaggtgtccaaaactttaactggtactgtatattcatagCGAACCGAGGTGAATGTGAATCTATTGAAAGAAGTCAACATCTGGAGTATCACTCACCTGTACTTGTCGTACTCGTCATATCTGTCGTATCCCCGGTCTCCCCGATCGTATCCACGGTCATATCCACGGTCGTAGCCGCCACCGCGTCGATCGTCGTATCTGTCATACGAGTCccgtcccctcctccctcctccaccaccGCTGCCGCCATTGTTTCGCTCCCCCCCACCACCATTTCTGAGGAAAGGGACAACAAGAGTTAAGATTTCCTCAAACACAACACTGGCTGCGTCCAAATGGTACCAGAGTCCCTATATGGGGGGTGGGGTGCCACTTCAGACACAGCTCATAACTCCCAATAAACTAAGCCATCCCCCAGTAGCACCACTTCACACCAGGACAATAAACTAAGTCACCCTATCCCCCAGTATCACCACTTCACACCAGGACAATAAACTAAGTCATCCCCCAGTAGCACCACTTCACACCAGGAAAATAAACTAAGTCATCCCCCAGTAGCACCACTTCACACCAGGACAATAAACTAAGCCATCCCCCAGTAGCACCACTTCACACCAGGACAATAAACTAAGTCATCCTATCCCCCAGTATCACCATTTCACACTAGGCCATCCAAGAAGATAAAACagcaatacacacaggagataaatacAGTTACAGcaagacaggtggaaatctgcaTAAAACCACACAATGAGCAGAGATTCACCATCCTATACTTACTGTGTGGGTCGGCCCATGTAGATGCCAGGCGTAGGGGTGTGGGCCCTCTTGGTGATAGAGAAGTCCACTCTAATACGTCTCCCATCCAGCTCCATACCGTTGGCCCGCTCCATTGCCTAGGGAAACAAAGAGGTACAAAAACACAGCAATTTAAAAATTTGTCACTGAAAATGAGCTCCATCTCATGGGTTCTACGTGTACAGGGAAAGGATTGAGGTAAAAAATAAAGAGAATAGGTTTAATGTGTGTTCATACTGAGCACAGCTTGAGCCATCCCATTGGTCCAACGCTGAACCAAAGATGGTTCAGTATGAAGATATgtagaaactgcttctccaatagaagcAGTGTAGGCCATGTCAAGGCGACAGTGGCTAGCTACGCTCATGTGTTGAAACAAGTCATCAGGGCAAACGGTTGTGCCGACATTGGCTCAAacctaggttgtgcctttagatggTGAAAATGAAAAACTAAGGAATCATTTCACTTCTCAACCCCCAATCTGCTTCGCAAGCATTCCCGGAAGTCTCGCGATGTTGGGCCCCTGGGATTAGACTGGACCTTCATTACAGTGATGAGTTCCGTGTCACTTGTACCACTTCATGTCAGTGACAAGACTGACACCTGGTGGTGCTTATGAGTAATCACAACCACGACTCACAATATAAAAACGAAACTATAGTGTACATACTAGTCAGTGTACAATATCAATGGTTCCAGGTGAATTAAGAACCGAGGAATAATGCCATTGATCGCACCAAAAGCAAAGTTACCATCGGTTCTTAGGTGTATCACAACATGATCAACAGCATTACTTCTTATAACAACAAAATTAATTTTAAATAGGACCCATCATGTGCTTCCTAATCCATGGCTCTTTCTCAATTAATCTTTTCTTGATTTCTGGCATTCTcaccttctcaaaacccattggataagTTCTGAGGGGAAGGGCCTCAGACATTCTCCAACACAGTTGAGAAGGCAAGGAGAGAGATCGAAATAGTCGAGGAAAAACTAATTTGAGAAAGAGGCCCGGGCTGCTCTGTTTGTCCCATACCTCCTTGGAATCGGCGATCCTCTCGAAGTAGACGAAGGCGAAGCCACGGGAGCGCCCGGTGCGCTGGTCATAGACCACATTAACCCCAGCCAAAGGGCCGTACCGGCCAAATACCTCCCTCAGGTCCTTCTCCGTGGTGTACAAGCTCAGTCCAAACACCCCCAGACACTGGTTGGGGTCAGGGTTCGCCTGGAGGTCAAAGGGATCAGAGTTCACAGCAGCTGATATGAACATTACCAGCCACTAGGTGTAGCATACAATCTCTGCCCTCACACGAGAGGCATAAATGTGACCATACTGCCAAACCACAGGCATTGCATGCTGTGGCCCACTGCGTTAAAACACTATGTAGAATGCAGAAGGCATCACGGTAAGAAGATGTACATACCCTGGCATCCTCACCACCCCCTGCTCCCTGACTGAATGTCTCTTTTCTGAAGTCATGGCTCTATTGACAAAGAGAGGGAGGGTTAATAAATACGCCACATTCTGTTTCCTGTAACAAACAATACAGGAGGGGTCAGGACAGGAGCAGCATAGGAATACTAACTGGTAAATGAACGTGCTACCTATACATCAAACTGTCAAACATTCCTATCATAAACTACGTACACACACCATAATCAAATCCCATAAAGCAGCTGCAAGCCATTAAACACATCTGACAATTGTATTTTCTATACATCACAGCGGTCCCTCTACCACAGGGTTTCCCAACCGTCTTCTTGGTAACCAGCAGATGTTTAACATATCTGTTGTATCCCTAAACTGGCCCACCTGGTTTGACTAGTTAACTTATTCAACAAGCCCTTGACTAGTTGAATAAGGTGTGCCAGTTTAGGGCTACAACAAATATCTGAAACGTCAGGTGGTTACAGAGGAGAAGGTTGGGAAGTACTTCTCTACCCCCATCAGCAGCCAGACCCTGACCTGTCACTCACCCTGCTGCTGGGGCGGCGGCGGTTAGGCGATGCACTCTGGCTCTTCTTCTTCCGGTATTCCGGGCTGTAGGAGCGGGACTTCTTCCGGTTGGAGGGGGAGCGAGAGCGGCTGTACCGGCGGTTAGAGTGCCTACGAGAGTGAGACCTGGAGAAAGAATTTAGTGTCAAGTTAAGCAAAAGCACAATTTGACATTACCCTTCACAAAGAGAATGGAATCAATGAGATAGGAAGTGGGGGTTCCAATAACAGGAagacagactcacctggacttagAGCGGGACCGAGACTCTGAGTGTTTGGCGACCCGGGATGGGCTCGGGGAGCCGGATCTGCTCTCCGACTTGACCCGAACAGGACTGCCACGGTCCGATTTGGATGGGGAGCGAGAGTCCTAATGTTACAGTAACCGCGTGTTAAAAAGGCCCCCCTCTTACTtacacacacaggaacagacaAGCAACTGTTCAAAGTCAGACATACACAACTAGAGCACATACACTGTGGAGGAAAAGGTTAGCGCTCCACCACGTCTATTACATGTGATagagaaaggagaaaaaaaagtcCTTCAATTGGAATAATAATTTGCTAGAACCCTGTCATAATGTTAACAAATGCCATGTCTCGTTTCTTCTACCTGGGTCAAACTAAAGTCATCATGCATGTTTTATCTATAGAAAGGGAGCATAGTAGTGTAAAGACACTTggaacatatactgtacatttactTAACCTAGGGAT
This region of Salvelinus namaycush isolate Seneca chromosome 32, SaNama_1.0, whole genome shotgun sequence genomic DNA includes:
- the LOC120027216 gene encoding transformer-2 protein homolog alpha-like is translated as MSDLEDGHFDGRDSRSPSKSDRGSPVRVKSESRSGSPSPSRVAKHSESRSRSKSRSHSRRHSNRRYSRSRSPSNRKKSRSYSPEYRKKKSQSASPNRRRPSSRSHDFRKETFSQGAGGGEDARANPDPNQCLGVFGLSLYTTEKDLREVFGRYGPLAGVNVVYDQRTGRSRGFAFVYFERIADSKEAMERANGMELDGRRIRVDFSITKRAHTPTPGIYMGRPTQNGGGGERNNGGSGGGGGRRGRDSYDRYDDRRGGGYDRGYDRGYDRGDRGYDRYDEYDKYSRRRSPSPYYSRYRSRSRSRSYSPRRY